From Capsicum annuum cultivar UCD-10X-F1 unplaced genomic scaffold, UCD10Xv1.1 ctg5284, whole genome shotgun sequence:
GAGTAGAATTTTCGACCATCTCGTCAGAATAGAATTTCCGGGAAAGAGTCCTCTGTCGATCAGATTCGTTCTCATTATTCTTCTCTCGGCtctctttttatgttttataacCTCTTTCAGGTACCGAAAGTCCGGGCAATCTGCCACAGCATACGTTTCTCGGCAAACAGTATATTTTTCAGCGATCGAGTCAAGGTTTGGTATCAGCAAAAGATAAAGGCGATGACGGCAGTTCCAGCGACCAATTTCTACATCAAATTTCCAGAATCAAACAAACTTATTCAAGAACACGTACTCACTTCATCTTCTTCTCGGATCAGGTGCACTCGTTCCATCCCTTTTAGTTTATTTGGTCTTGATTTCTTAACTATTGAAGTTAGATACGTCCTGtctcatttgatatatatatatatatatatatatatattttaaactcaTCTGATTTTTGTTTGCCTATTTAGCTATTTTTAGCTGTCCCCTTTTGCTCGTCATATTTTTCTTcgttttcttctattgtatctattttagtgATGGCTGGGGTGATAGATGTTGGATAGGGTCATGTTATAGGTTGGGGCCGGGACTGGGATAGGGTCTAGGTTTGAGTCGAGGGTTGGGGCGAAAGAGAGTAGGGTTAGGTGGGATAAGGGTGCTTCTAGGTTGAGAGTTGAGTCCTAGAACATAGGGTCGCTTCAAGGTAAATCTATAGAGCTGgtaaagattcttagaaagagaagGGTTAGTATAGCGTGTGTCAGAAAgctaaatgggtaggcactaaggcgagagatgtggatggatataagttgtggcACTCGGGTAGCGTGAGATATAGAAATGGGCtaggcatcttagtagatgaagaacttaaggagcaggtAGTAGAGGTTAAGAGTGTTAGTGATAGGCTGATGTCTATTAAATTGTTCATTGGAAAGTCTATGGTGAATGTAATTAGTGTCTACGCCTTGCAAGTAGGTTTGGACAGGGATGAGAAGAAGGActtttgggaggttttagatgaggtggtgaggaGCATCCCGACCATTAAGAAGCTTTTCATGGGAGGAGATTTCGATaggcatattgggtctttgttGAGAGGTTATGATGATCTGCATGGCGGTATTAATTTTGGGGAGCGGGATTACAGAGGAGCttctcttttgaatttttctagggcttttgggttgtggatagcgaAGTCGAGCTTTCCAAAGAAGGAGGAACACCTTATTATATTTCGTAGTTCAGTGGCCAAGTCTTagatagactttttgcttcttaggaaaggggatagagcactatgtaaagactgtaaagtcgtACCTAGCGAGAATCTTTCGGCTCagcataggttgttggtgatggacttggctATTAGTAaggacaaaaaaaagaaaagtgtggATGCTCAGCCCAGGATTAAGTGGGatagcttgactttggctagtgctttggaaaTAGGGGAGAAGTTGAAGTTtagggggcttgggagagtagaaGGGGTATGGATAGTATGTGCGATACGACTGCTAATTGCATTAAAGAGACCGCTAGAGAGATGTTGGGTATCTCGAGAGGTCGATCTTAGCAAGCATCGAGGAGACTGGTGTTGGAAGAAGAGGTTAAGAGAAAAGTGAAGTCTAAGAAGGTAGCTTACGCTAAGTTGGTTGAGGGCAAAGATGAGGAGTAAAGGCGGATGAATAAGGaagagtataaggtagctagaagaaaggctaagttagcagttacgacgGCTAAGATAGtagcttttgagagtttgtatgcgGCTTTAGAGGAAAAAGGCGGGGATAAGAAACTGTATAGACTTACCAAGGCCAGAGAGCGGAGGGCTCGTAACCTTGATCAAGTAAAGTGCATCAAAGGAGAAAATGATATAGTACTGGTTGAGAATGccctcattagggagaggtggcagtcctattttcataaacttttaaaCGACGAAGGGAACAAAGTTTTTGTGTTGGGAGACTTGGAAAAATCCGAGGAGTGTCGTGATGATGGTTATTATAGGCGTATCAAGGTTGAGGATGTCAATGGAGCTATTCGCAAAATGCGGTGGGGTAGGGCAACGGGTCCAGACGAGATTCcaatgaatttttggaagagcactaacGGGGCAGGTTTAGAAtagttgacaaggttgtttaacattatttttagggtgGCGAAGATGCATGAAGTGTGAAGATGGAGTATGATGATTTCAGTGCATAAGAACAAGGAAGACATaaagagttgtaacaactatagaggtattaagttgttgagtcatactatgaaggtttgagaatgagtggtagagttgaggatgacAAGGATCGGGACGATCTCTAAAAATCAGTTCGGTTTTATGCTAGGTCGCTCGatcactgaggccattcaccttttgaggagattagtggagcagtttcggGAGAGGAAAGACTTGCACATGGtatttattgatcttgagaaggcatataACAATGTTCCTAAGGAGATTTTGTA
This genomic window contains:
- the LOC124892988 gene encoding uncharacterized protein LOC124892988, producing the protein MTAVPATNFYIKFPESNKLIQEHVLTSSSSRISVYALQVGLDRDEKKDFWEVLDEVVRSIPTIKKLFMGGDFDRHIGSLLRGYDDLHGGINFGERDYRGASLLNFSRAFGLWIAKSSFPKKEEHLIIFRSSVAKS